From Ptychodera flava strain L36383 chromosome 2, AS_Pfla_20210202, whole genome shotgun sequence, the proteins below share one genomic window:
- the LOC139151627 gene encoding uncharacterized protein isoform X2: MATPTTQATVVTALQTPVLTTLAVSRMSTTRTATATTTNATVALTSTRTSTSQVQPVNAGPSHTRGSETSSGPRLESYDRFERSLTELRLYAERDEAAFSPEEALARLEMLVDISMDIGHKDYHKCMFPLFRDGRGKSG; this comes from the exons ATGGCAACTCCAACCACACAAGCAACAGTTGTCACAGCACTGCAAACACCAGTTCTCACTACTTTGGCTGTAAGTAGAATGTCGACAACCAGGACTGCGACTGCCACTACCACCAACGCTACTGTCGCTCTAACCAGTACCCGAACAAGTACCAGCCAAGTGCAACCAGTCAATGCG GGACCCTCACATACTCGCGGATCGGAGACGTCAAGTGGCCCTCGACTGGAATCCTACGACAGGTTCGAAAGATCACTGACGGAGTTGCGGTTGTATGCTGAACGGGACGAAGCGGCTTTTAGTCCAGAAGAAGCTTTGGCTCGCCTTGAAATGCTAGTGGACATATCGATGGATATAGGACATAAAGACTATCATAA GTGTATGTTCCCGCTATTCCGGGATGGGAGAGGGAAATCAGGGTGA
- the LOC139151627 gene encoding uncharacterized protein isoform X1 produces the protein MATPTTQATVVTALQTPVLTTLAVSRMSTTRTATATTTNATVALTSTRTSTSQVQPVNAGPSHTRGSETSSGPRLESYDRFERSLTELRLYAERDEAAFSPEEALARLEMLVDISMDIGHKDYHKYVAMLRALRKERQSPAMPQMLLSLLGSGAHAEILEKIAKVKKAVGNTSTRSNAGRRENRERSSLRCWKCNRIGHIARFCYGRRDRYDRYDRYDRYDRYDKYDDGRRESYRSRSSRDDK, from the exons ATGGCAACTCCAACCACACAAGCAACAGTTGTCACAGCACTGCAAACACCAGTTCTCACTACTTTGGCTGTAAGTAGAATGTCGACAACCAGGACTGCGACTGCCACTACCACCAACGCTACTGTCGCTCTAACCAGTACCCGAACAAGTACCAGCCAAGTGCAACCAGTCAATGCG GGACCCTCACATACTCGCGGATCGGAGACGTCAAGTGGCCCTCGACTGGAATCCTACGACAGGTTCGAAAGATCACTGACGGAGTTGCGGTTGTATGCTGAACGGGACGAAGCGGCTTTTAGTCCAGAAGAAGCTTTGGCTCGCCTTGAAATGCTAGTGGACATATCGATGGATATAGGACATAAAGACTATCATAAGTACGTAGCCATGTTACGGGCTCTGCGTAAAGAGAGACAATCACCCGCTATGCCTCAAATGCTGCTTTCCCTACTTGGATCAGGTGCACATGCAGAGATCTTAGAGAAAATTGCAAAAGTTAAGAAAGCCGTTGGTAATACTAGCACCCGTTCAAATGCTGGTCGCAGAGAGAATAGAGAAAGATCAAGTTTGCGATGTTGGAAGTGTAACAGAATTGGACATATAGCTAGGTTTTGTTATGGTAGACGTGATAGGTATGATCGGTACGATAGATACGATAGATACGATAGATATGATAAATATGATGACGGGAGAAGAGAATCTTACCGTTCCCGTTCGAGTAGAGATGACAAATAG